AGGGAATGACACCGTCATAGCTGAGGGAGCTGATGAGAGAGGGTCTCCCACGGGAACTGCAGTGTAAGAAATAAAGAGTAATTTGTCTCAACAAAGCGAGAAATTCTGTTTCAGAGccaaaaacacagcaaaaacaCAGGCCTGCCTCTGGTGCTGAAAGATGTATTCTTCCCAGAGCCAGTGGATTTAAAAGCTATTTCTCCTGCATCCATTTGACTTCCTAGGAGAACATGTACCAATAACTCCCAGAGGTGAAATGTGCTCTTGCTACCTCTAAATGATTTTCCCATTCATAAGTTTTGCCTTTGACAGAGAATAATGATTTCCCCTGTAGTTACGTTTGTCAAAACCAGAACATTATTATGTCACTTGAGCCATGAACAGCTGTACTGATGAACTCCTCAGCAGTAAAAATCCTGCTTTCTCCcatttaactggaaaaaagttCAACCTTAGTAGTAATAAATGGGAGGACATGAAGGAAGAAATCAGCAGAAGGCCAACAAACATGTTAGTGTGTATGAAAAGTGTCGGAGCGTTTTTCCAGAGATTTGCATGATGAAGCTTTGTCTGCTGCATGCAACGTTTTGCTAATTTGTTTTGAGAATTAAATGTCTTCAGATTCCTCGTGTCTTCCTGAATATGAAGGCCAAGTTTTCATctaagcaaaattaatttgtggTATGTCTAcctgcaaaaacaaataaacccccTTTGAGCTTTCTTTAATGAAATCCGAAGCAAAGTCCTATGAAGCAGTCATGTCACTCTGTCTGCTGTGCCTGCTAATTAAAAAGATGTCTGATTCTGTAAGGAAACTGGAGAATAGCATAACCAAATGGTGCAGGCACTTAACATTAAAGAAGCCCTAACACTGTTAGGCACAAGAGTATtagtttgaaaacaaattaaaggcATCCTAGATGCTCCTGCAGAGGTTTAATATTTTACCTAAAGTGCTATCTGCTCTTCATTACTCTCTTCCTCAAAGCTGGCACTTAGTCACAGTCAGCTGAAATTGCATTTGGAGAGAGGAGATAACTGCACAAGTACTAAAGGCAGCCATAAAGTGTCAATAAATTGCATAAGCAAGAGGCTTCAGCTGTCTGTGAGCGACACGAAGATGGATTGTCCTACGTCAGAGAGTTTCTTAGACAAAGCTTTGAACTAGATAGGAAACCAAAATTAGACTGTAATGGAGAGATTCCATCCTCAGTGGACATTCTGGTTGGGATACTAAATTAATTTACCTTGTCCAGAGTGTACAGCCTCATCTGTTACGTTGTAGGGCTATAATGCAGTTGTCAAGATGTACTTGTGTTCTTATAACTTTGTTTCCTGTCTCTTACTGGAGCACACTGCTTATGTTGAAAGGGTAATTCAAATAGACTCAGAATAATCTTTAGCAAAAGAAGAGCAGAATACTAGTTtcagaataaagaagaaagcatGGAGGCTTGTGTATTTCCCCCCCAACAGATGAAATTTGCAGCTCTAGTTCTCTGTATTAAATTCACCAGATGTTAATAGCGTAACAGGAAGGTGTAAGTAGTTTACTTGCTTCTGCTTTGTCCTTCTTAATCAAGGGGAAGTTAAATGATCTTGCTccacttctgtttcttctcataTTTTAGGAATGCCAGCAGAATGTGAAATCCAGCATACCTGTCTTGAAATACCAGAGTCAATTAAACATGACAGGTGCTGGCCGCCTGTATCCCcggagcagctgcagcagcagtgaactCTCCCTCTCAAGTGCTTGCAGTGAATATTCCAGTGGTTCCTCTCACACATGGAATGATGGAAAGACATGCAGCAAAAGGGTAAATCAAATTAATTGACTTCATTTATTAGCTTAAATTAATCTGAAACAAGATTAATTGAAAAACTGCCTAtttcaggattttgttttcacttttttccttcttctgattttaaaactgGCATTACTAAACTCACTACAGGTTCTCTTCCCAACGTCTGCCTCTCTCCCcttatttagttatttattttactgttccTTGATCACTCCAATTTGTTTGGTTTCCTCATTTATTCTGACACTTACTCTGCCTTTTGTAATTCAGATTGTTTTTCTATATCTTAGTCCTTCCATTCATATCATTCATATTGTTCTTCCTAAAGCTTTTTAATGCACTGCACCTTTTACACCACTATGGAgtcctttattaaaaaataacatagcTATTAAAAGCAATAGATGACATGTAAAGCCCAGTGTGACTCCTAAATCTCTTTATTAAAATGGTAACACTTTACATTAACAGCACTTGTGAGTAATATGtgagttttattttgttttaacagtCATCCATGAGCTGGGATAAAAGAATAAGCATTGGTTCTTCACTCCCAAGCAACCTCTCAAGTCCTGCAGATGATCTACCTCCAACTCGTATCAAGGAAAACCATATCTTAGAAGCGCTGAAGAAAttacagaagcaaaaaatattaCTTGAATCACCTTCAGTAATATCAAAATGGGGTTACAAAGACTGTATGAACTCTAATGAAGGAATATATTCCCCTGGAGTTAAATGTGGCAGCCATAACGAGCAGACTCATTGCAAGCCGATGGAAACTGGAAGTGTTTGCATTGAACATAACAAAACTTTCTCTTATGATTCAGATTCACATGATGATGCTGATGATGACTcttcctcctcactgctgctgctgcaggaaataCCAAGCAAAGACAGCAGGACCTATTGTAACAAATTAACTCACAGCATTTCTGACAGTCTCTTTGACTGGGATCCTAATAGGAAACACTTGCCAGAAAGAAATTCGTATTTTAATTCAAAGGAGAGACCTGAAAAATTGACTAGTTTTGTCAGTGGATTTCAGGCAGAAGTAAAATCATGCACCAGGGCAAAGCTGCCAGAGTTACCGTTCAATCAAAGCCATGCTAATATAGGCTGGAAGGactttaattttcagctttcagataCTGATGACAATGAAGTCTTGGATGAATTGCATATAGAAAGCAGTGATGAGAAAAGTCCTTCAGATTTATTAGCAACCCCATTTACTGAGAAGTACACAAAGACCTCTGACATGCTCAAAGTCACAGAGAATTCTCACTTTGTATCTACCgacaaagaggaaaaacaggTATCTGCTCACTCAGACATTAGGCCAAAGATATGTAATTTCGTTAAACAACAAAAGATTATAAAAAAGACCTCTTCTGAAGAGTGCATCACCGTAATATTTGATGCTGAGGATGGAGAGCCTATTGAATTCAGCTCACATCAAACTGGAGTTGTCACTGTAAcaagaaatgaaatttcaatCAACCAACCAGAAACAAGGTCCAGTGCAGAATATGCTGAGCTTAAACCTCAGGGAAGAACTGATTTGCAGACAGGAACCAGTGCTAGAAACTGCCCTGCTATCGAAAGACCTGAAGATGAAACCGAGAAACAGACTCTTGGAGATAACACAgggaataaaaatacagctgtcCCCATGACCAGCAGTGAATCTTCACACTGTGGAAATGTGACACTGCAAAATACTCCACAACAAAAACTGGTGAAGCCAGTGTATGATGGATCATACAAGGCCAGCTCAACCTCCACAGTGCATGCAGGAATCCGTCAAAGGCCAAATTTGACTAAAATACCCAGCAGAGGTAAATTTTCTCCACAAAAGAATGCAATGATGGAGAGCGAGGAGACACCTGTAGCTCACCCAGTGGGCACTGCAACCCTTGAAAAATCACCTGCTCTCCCACCTGTAAAACTCTCACGATTCAAAAAGGCGCAAAGTCCGCCTCGTAATTTTGACTCAAAAGTTGAGTTCCAGGTTCCAAAGCCCCCTGCCCACCTTTTGCCTGGCTTGAAACATCCAGGCAGAGGTGAGGGGTCAAAGCATCCAAAGAGTCAGAATCCAGCATCACCACTGTTGCCTCAGCACCTTACAGAGCCCAGTGACTATGGAGAACCTCCAACCAGAGACTCCCATTGTGATTTAGCAACCGTAGAAGCCCGATCACTATCCCCACCCCTTCCTCCAGGCAGGTCAACATCACTCTTGGTTCGCCCTAATTATGCTCATTCACCACCTGTACCAGTAAAGTTAGGAGGAGCTGGTCCCagtgaaacagcaaaaaatatactgaaatcCTCACCACTAAAAGGAACTGTGAACTCTGGCTTTCATAATCAATCTGGTAatgaaatgcaaggaaaaactGTATCTTCTGGGGCCAAAATTGAATTATCTTACCTTcaagaaaatgcagaagcaaTTATGCAAAGTAAATGCAAATCTCAGCAACCCCATAGTGCATGCCAAGTACTTTCCAAAGTTTCCACAAAGCAAGTCTGCACAAAAAGCACTCATCAGCTGGGTTTCCCCAGGAATCGTGAGTTTTCCAAGACAGATTTTCAAAAAGCCAGGTCCTTTTCCATAGGTTGTCCATCACTGGAAACAACTTCTTCACAACATGTGTATTCCaataaaaaagatatttccaGTGGCAGTGGAGTGGATCAGCCACAAAAGATGTCAAACATTCTCCCCACAACTCCTCAATGTCATACAACAAGCACAAGTGAGCCTTTACTATCTCAGGTAAACAATTCTACATTTTCAGCACTGTTTCATAGTAGTGACACTGCACATGCTACCCAACACTCTAGTgagaaaggaatgaaaactCGTCTCCCTGTAGGGCTGAAATTATTTGTCAAATCTCCCCAGCTTCTCCGGAAGAGTTCTACTGTaccagggaagcaggaaaaagacaGTATAAATGCAGCTTCCAAAAGTAATGTGAGCTCAAACAAGTACCAGCAAAACGAATCTGTAAGTGTAACCACTAGAGATGCAATGGATACTGAATTAAAAGACTCTGCATCTGatactgaagtaaaaaataattttactgtgGGACTTAGTATGGAAACAGCATCACCTCCTTCACATGAGAACTGCAGCATGGTGGTAGGCAGAGCAGATGGATTAGAAAACAAATCAGTTAAGAGATCAGTTTCTTCTAGCAACAAGTCACACTTGAAGCCAGCTCTGGGCATGAATGGAGCAAAAGCTCGTAGTCAGAGTTTTAGCATTCACACAGGGGAAAAGGCAGCTGCCTCTGGAACAGAAGGTCTTGGAAAAGTAAGGACTCAGATTATTACAAACACTTCTGATAGAGGAAATTCTCTAACAAGGCAGAACTCAGCCGTGGAAGGACTTCAAATCAAGGCTGTTCCTGGGTCAGTGGTGGTGCCAGAGACTTTGTCATATACTcccaaaagcacagaaaattccTATTCTAGACAAAGTTCTCTTGGAAACATGAGTAGTTGCAATAGCCAGCATGGAAGCCCAAGCAAACTGCCCTTCAGATCATCTCCAAAAGTAGACTTGTTTCACAGCACTTCGAAATGTGATGGAAACAAACTGTTTTCTCAGAAAGATGCACGCAGTCTGTCTGTCCAGAGTGAGAAAAGTACTGAAAGCTTTAAACATGAAGCTAGAAGTAAAAAAAGTGTTCTGCCAGCAGAGTTGGAGTTAGAAGCATCAGCTACTGTATCTTCCAAACAAACTTCATCATTTCAGAGCTTGGATCAAATAAAGTGTCCTCATAAAGTGGAAGCAGCAAAGTCACCAAGACAACAAATGTCTTTAAAGTTAGCAGAAGCCTCTGAGAAGGTTTTTGATGTTTTGAGTTCACCAGCTCTACAACCTACAATAGAGGAGAAAGTCATGTTATGCATCCAAGAAAATGTGCAAAAGGGTCAGGGACAAAGCAAATCTCTAACTGTGGAGACTAAACAAAAGAGTGGACCCTCTATAGCCAGTTGGTTTGGCTTTAGAAAGAGTAAGCTCCCAGCACTGAGTAGCAGGAAAGCTGAGGTTCCTAAAtcaaaggtagaaaaaaaagatgcgAAAGTTTCAGGATTTGGAATTAAGCAGGCAAaattagaaagaagaaaagaaaaaaagaaaaccgAACAACACTGTGacatagaaaatgaaattaacagAATAACAGACAGCAGTGACATTTTAGCTGATGTCATGGAGAGCAAAATTATGAAACCTTCACAA
The nucleotide sequence above comes from Heliangelus exortis chromosome 6, bHelExo1.hap1, whole genome shotgun sequence. Encoded proteins:
- the NCKAP5 gene encoding nck-associated protein 5 isoform X3, producing MNGCRNPNHPAQDNDPRGSAFFQLLKEYMDSNKYIEHLVTQLEEQRWNLWREKLSVARLQREVAQSKSEGAMREKLIHELEEERHLRLESEKRLREVTLESERSRAQMRGLQEQFSRMEETVRNLLQSQGSSGQHGEGTVNIMKEKLSEDSKKCKEGMEKTCMATDEDSRSESSSTEEEKEKTKLLLERLKALEAENSALALENENQREQYERCLDEVANQVVQALLTQKDLREECIKLKTRVFDLEQQNRTLSVLFQQRVRPASDLLLQKLHSRILDLSSGDLLSEVERNRSLMQSRAADAPIHECQQNVKSSIPVLKYQSQLNMTGAGRLYPRSSCSSSELSLSSACSEYSSGSSHTWNDGKTCSKRSSMSWDKRISIGSSLPSNLSSPADDLPPTRIKENHILEALKKLQKQKILLESPSVISKWGYKDCMNSNEGIYSPGVKCGSHNEQTHCKPMETGSVCIEHNKTFSYDSDSHDDADDDSSSSLLLLQEIPSKDSRTYCNKLTHSISDSLFDWDPNRKHLPERNSYFNSKERPEKLTSFVSGFQAEVKSCTRAKLPELPFNQSHANIGWKDFNFQLSDTDDNEVLDELHIESSDEKSPSDLLATPFTEKYTKTSDMLKVTENSHFVSTDKEEKQVSAHSDIRPKICNFVKQQKIIKKTSSEECITVIFDAEDGEPIEFSSHQTGVVTVTRNEISINQPETRSSAEYAELKPQGRTDLQTGTSARNCPAIERPEDETEKQTLGDNTGNKNTAVPMTSSESSHCGNVTLQNTPQQKLVKPVYDGSYKASSTSTVHAGIRQRPNLTKIPSRGKFSPQKNAMMESEETPVAHPVGTATLEKSPALPPVKLSRFKKAQSPPRNFDSKVEFQVPKPPAHLLPGLKHPGRGEGSKHPKSQNPASPLLPQHLTEPSDYGEPPTRDSHCDLATVEARSLSPPLPPGRSTSLLVRPNYAHSPPVPVKLGGAGPSETAKNILKSSPLKGTVNSGFHNQSGNEMQGKTVSSGAKIELSYLQENAEAIMQSKCKSQQPHSACQVLSKVSTKQVCTKSTHQLGFPRNREFSKTDFQKARSFSIGCPSLETTSSQHVYSNKKDISSGSGVDQPQKMSNILPTTPQCHTTSTSEPLLSQVNNSTFSALFHSSDTAHATQHSSEKGMKTRLPVGLKLFVKSPQLLRKSSTVPGKQEKDSINAASKSNVSSNKYQQNESVSVTTRDAMDTELKDSASDTEVKNNFTVGLSMETASPPSHENCSMVVGRADGLENKSVKRSVSSSNKSHLKPALGMNGAKARSQSFSIHTGEKAAASGTEGLGKVRTQIITNTSDRGNSLTRQNSAVEGLQIKAVPGSVVVPETLSYTPKSTENSYSRQSSLGNMSSCNSQHGSPSKLPFRSSPKVDLFHSTSKCDGNKLFSQKDARSLSVQSEKSTESFKHEARSKKSVLPAELELEASATVSSKQTSSFQSLDQIKCPHKVEAAKSPRQQMSLKLAEASEKVFDVLSSPALQPTIEEKVMLCIQENVQKGQGQSKSLTVETKQKSGPSIASWFGFRKSKLPALSSRKAEVPKSKVEKKDAKVSGFGIKQAKLERRKEKKKTEQHCDIENEINRITDSSDILADVMESKIMKPSQDLPGETECEQVKGSTTATYSPRDSFMRELLNRVDKKAAQQTESGSNNVSYRSVSKGSSQGSSVHGNSISSQGNHKKNSNTKADMEMQNQTLAKVVTENLQEEEEDTMTRTTCQSHVIGSCCQMRTLDSGIGTFPLPDSGNRSTGRHISKQDSTLETEILAPSEQVLLSAPSIKAKTLEREVPSAAKSQEAVESIISHSTSDPAMTATGIRPFPSCLPKPASSGIINLSKQSEQVPSSVTSASLEHTEEIVENRKVLPEWTTKRTAKTKDRALRVCAYSASSSDTEPEPEYETKNYFRTAEETFVELTKNNKQGN
- the NCKAP5 gene encoding nck-associated protein 5 isoform X4; its protein translation is MNGCRNPNHPAQDNDPRGSAFFQLLKEYMDSNKYIEHLVTQLEEQRWNLWREKLSVARLQREVAQSKSEGAMREKLIHELEEERHLRLESEKRLREVTLESERSRAQMRGLQEQFSRMEETVRNLLQSQGSSGQHGEGTVNIMKVYQEKLSEDSKKCKEGMEKTCMATDEDSRSESSSTEEEKEKTKLLLERLKALEAENSALALENENQREQYERCLDEVANQVVQALLTQKDLREECIKLKTRVFDLEQQNRTLSVLFQQRVRPASDLLLQKLHSRILDLSSGDLLSEVERNRSLMQSRAADAPIHECQQNVKSSIPVLKYQSQLNMTGAGRLYPRSSCSSSELSLSSACSEYSSGSSHTWNDGKTCSKRSSMSWDKRISIGSSLPSNLSSPADDLPPTRIKENHILEALKKLQKQKILLESPSVISKWGYKDCMNSNEGIYSPGVKCGSHNEQTHCKPMETGSVCIEHNKTFSYDSDSHDDADDDSSSSLLLLQEIPSKDSRTYCNKLTHSISDSLFDWDPNRKHLPERNSYFNSKERPEKLTSFVSGFQAEVKSCTRAKLPELPFNQSHANIGWKDFNFQLSDTDDNEVLDELHIESSDEKSPSDLLATPFTEKYTKTSDMLKVTENSHFVSTDKEEKQVSAHSDIRPKICNFVKQQKIIKKTSSEECITVIFDAEDGEPIEFSSHQTGVVTVTRNEISINQPETRSSAEYAELKPQGRTDLQTGTSARNCPAIERPEDETEKQTLGDNTGNKNTAVPMTSSESSHCGNVTLQNTPQQKLVKPVYDGSYKASSTSTVHAGIRQRPNLTKIPSRGKFSPQKNAMMESEETPVAHPVGTATLEKSPALPPVKLSRFKKAQSPPRNFDSKVEFQVPKPPAHLLPGLKHPGRGEGSKHPKSQNPASPLLPQHLTEPSDYGEPPTRDSHCDLATVEARSLSPPLPPGRSTSLLVRPNYAHSPPVPVKLGGAGPSETAKNILKSSPLKGTVNSGFHNQSGNEMQGKTVSSGAKIELSYLQENAEAIMQSKCKSQQPHSACQVLSKVSTKQVCTKSTHQLGFPRNREFSKTDFQKARSFSIGCPSLETTSSQHVYSNKKDISSGSGVDQPQKMSNILPTTPQCHTTSTSEPLLSQVNNSTFSALFHSSDTAHATQHSSEKGMKTRLPVGLKLFVKSPQLLRKSSTVPGKQEKDSINAASKSNVSSNKYQQNESVSVTTRDAMDTELKDSASDTEVKNNFTVGLSMETASPPSHENCSMVVGRADGLENKSVKRSVSSSNKSHLKPALGMNGAKARSQSFSIHTGEKAAASGTEGLGKVRTQIITNTSDRGNSLTRQNSAVEGLQIKAVPGSVVVPETLSYTPKSTENSYSRQSSLGNMSSCNSQHGSPSKLPFRSSPKVDLFHSTSKCDGNKLFSQKDARSLSVQSEKSTESFKHEARSKKSVLPAELELEASATVSSKQTSSFQSLDQIKCPHKVEAAKSPRQQMSLKLAEASEKVFDVLSSPALQPTIEEKVMLCIQENVQKGQGQSKSLTVETKQKSGPSIASWFGFRKSKLPALSSRKAEVPKSKVEKKDAKVSGFGIKQAKLERRKEKKKTEQHCDIENEINRITDSSDILADVMESKIMKPSQDLPGETECEQVKGSTTATYSPRDSFMRELLNRSVSKGSSQGSSVHGNSISSQGNHKKNSNTKADMEMQNQTLAKVVTENLQEEEEDTMTRTTCQSHVIGSCCQMRTLDSGIGTFPLPDSGNRSTGRHISKQDSTLETEILAPSEQVLLSAPSIKAKTLEREVPSAAKSQEAVESIISHSTSDPAMTATGIRPFPSCLPKPASSGIINLSKQSEQVPSSVTSASLEHTEEIVENRKVLPEWTTKRTAKTKDRALRVCAYSASSSDTEPEPEYETKNYFRTAEETFVELTKNNKQGN